In Edaphobacter aggregans, the sequence CCACCACAACGACGACGAAGCCTGGTATGTCCTCGAAGGCACACTCCGAATCAAGTCAGGAGACAATGAAATCGAAGCCTCCGCAGGCTCCAGCGTCTTCGTTCCCCGCGGCACACCCCACACCTACTGGAACCCCACTACCCACCCAGTCCGCTATCTGCTCATCATGACGCCAAACATCCACCGCCTCATTCAAGAGATTCACGCAACGTCCGACCGCAGCTCCTCCACCCTTCACAGCCTCTTCGTAAAATACAACTCACAACTGCTCTGATCCCTACTCCAGTAATCTATCTCCATGAACCCGCTCGTCGAACCAGCCTGGCTAGCTGCCCGCCTCCAAGACTCCAACACCGTAATCCTTGACGCCACACTCCCTCCCGTAGGCGTCACGCCCCCGGTCGATACCCACTCCCGCTACGTCGCCCGGCACATCCCCGGGGCCATCTTTTTCGACATCGACCAGCACTCCGACCACACCACCTCGCTCCCCCACATGCTCCCCACCGCCGAAGTCTTCGCCCAAAGCATGTCCGCCCTCGGCATCGCCGACAGCGCCACCATCGTCATCTACGAGCAGGAAGGCGTCTTCTCCGCCCCCCGCGCCCGCTGGATGCTCCGCACCTTCGGAGCCCCCAACGTCTACATACTCAACGGAGGCCTCAACGCCTGGGCCGCCGCCGGCCTTCCTATCGAATCAGGCGAAGTGCACCGCCCCGCGGCGACCTTTCACGCGGCCCTCAACCGCGATGCCGTCAAAGACTTCGCACAGGTCCAGCGGATGATCTCTGAGCACAAGCAAATCCTCGATGCCCGCTCCGCCGCGCGCTTCAGCGGAGCAGCACCCGAGCCTCGCGCCGGTATTAGCTCTGGTCACATGCCCGGAGCCACCAGCGTTCCCTTCACAGAACTCGTTGAAGCAGGCCGCCTCAAGTCGCGCGAAGACCTGCGCGACCTCTTCGCCTCAAAGCATGTAGACCTGCAGCAGCCCATCACCACCACCTGTGGATCGGGAGTCACCGCTGCGGTTGTGGCGCTAGGACTCGAGATCGCTGGCGCAACCGACGTTACCCTCTACGATGGTTCCTGGGCCGAGTACGCACAACGCCCCGAAGCCGTCATCGAAAAGGGCTAGTTTGCGGCCATTTTTT encodes:
- a CDS encoding cupin domain-containing protein; its protein translation is MPSPTIAPPLSGNVLGSPDGAFILAEWQDPGGPPDPPRLIAPLHVHHNDDEAWYVLEGTLRIKSGDNEIEASAGSSVFVPRGTPHTYWNPTTHPVRYLLIMTPNIHRLIQEIHATSDRSSSTLHSLFVKYNSQLL
- the sseA gene encoding 3-mercaptopyruvate sulfurtransferase; protein product: MNPLVEPAWLAARLQDSNTVILDATLPPVGVTPPVDTHSRYVARHIPGAIFFDIDQHSDHTTSLPHMLPTAEVFAQSMSALGIADSATIVIYEQEGVFSAPRARWMLRTFGAPNVYILNGGLNAWAAAGLPIESGEVHRPAATFHAALNRDAVKDFAQVQRMISEHKQILDARSAARFSGAAPEPRAGISSGHMPGATSVPFTELVEAGRLKSREDLRDLFASKHVDLQQPITTTCGSGVTAAVVALGLEIAGATDVTLYDGSWAEYAQRPEAVIEKG